The sequence TCTAACTGTTCAGATGGTTCAACCAACTGCCATAACTGTACCAACTGCCATAACTGCCACAGAGTGTATGAAGGTCATAGAGTTCTACAGCTCTTTCAATTAACCCTTTACCTATGCATTCTGGATGCTAACATCCCACAATAGTGACATCACAAATCTAGCGATTTTGAAATCTGGCTTGTTGTTTTGATTCCTGCTGGAAGCTTGGAGAGGGGAGACAGCTGAAATGTACACATTTTCCTGTACCATTCTGCCTGCCAGAACACCTACGGAACTAGCTGGCATCATGGTCCAATGGTTATGTGTACACATGGATGCACTTGAGAGCCTCAGTTTTGAAGCATAATCTTTGAACCTTGCAGCTTAATGTGTCAAAAGATGGCTGCACTTTGGCCAAGAGAGTTGTTAATACAGAGAAGCAAATATTGTTTTTCACAATTATCTAAATATATGTGTGTATCACACAATTACCCATATACATATGTGCATCTATctatatgtctgtctgtctgtctgtctatctgtctatctatcatctatctatctatctatctatctatctatctatctatctatctatcatctatctatctacacacccacacatataaatatttatatattccgGGAAACTGAAATGCCAGAAGGAAGCATGTGGACAAAAACTAGTGGTACTCCATGGCCAGGTATCCATGTCTTGTGTTTGTAGCATAGCCAGAAGAAAACCTGGAATCTAGTTTCGATCAGCTATTATTTTTAGAAATTTGGAGGTTTCTAGCCTAAGCTTAGAAAGTAAaccatagagagagagaaaaccttcTCAGTGTCGGGGAGTAGCTTGGCAGGCATTATAAGGATTAGGACAAGGGTGAGGAACATTGGCCCCCATCATctgcagccatcatggccagagattagggatgatgggagtcatagatTTCCTACCCTGGATTAGCAAGTAGCTATTTGTAGTTTACAACTTTTTAACTTTGCTTCCCGACCcgacccttgttgttgttgtctcatTTCTATTCCATAAACTCATAAGAAAATATATTGATGTAGTGTACTGAACCTCAGCTAAAAGCAAAGAGCTCAGttaatagagcatgagactcttaatctcaaggttgtgggttcaagtcccaattttggcaaaaagattcctgcactgtagaaGGTTGAACTAGAAgacctcgtggtcccttccaactccacaattctatgattctgtggtacAATTATACTATGAACATAGCAACAAAATCAAAGGAGACTACATTAAAATAAAGAGGCATACAAAATGGGTCATTTGACAAGGTTATAAAATACCTGACCTGCCTTCATTTGTCATGCGCATTTCTCCTTTTAATTCTCCCAGTGTCAAAAACTTTCAATTAAATTAACTGAAAGCAAGGATACATTTGTGCACACCTGCAGATGTTAACAATTTGCATCACTCCCTTCCCTGCGCCCCTCGTTTTCATGATGCAgaatttggatttatttatttattggttcaaCACATCACTGACTGTGGCATGTAGGAGACACCTTCAATTATACAGCCTTGCACGGAGGGGAAGATTGCTGCAACTCCGATGAGTCACTGGATGGACTTGTATCAGCCAtttgggaggggaagaggggacCGTGGACCTGACCATAGAAAACGCTCATGGCCCCTCATGAAGCTCCAGGCAATGAGTCAACACCTTTCTCTCATTATTATGTCTCTGCAGGGCAACCAGGACGCCACGGCTCCGCCTGACGCAATGGCCCAGCCCTACCCCCCAGCAACGTACCCACCACCCCCACAGAATGGCATCCCTGCAGAATACGCTCCTCCACCACACCCACACCCAGCACAGGACTACTCGGGGCAGAGCACAGTACCTGAGCATGCCTTGACTCTCTACACGCCAGCACAGAGCCACACTGAACAGCCGGGCACCGACGCCAGCACGCAATCCATAGCGGGCACACAAACAGTACCGGTAAGACATTCGGTGCTTGAAAGAGAACCTGCGAAAGGGGACCAGCCCTGGCCCGAAGAGGGCCTGCAGAGTGGGTTTTCAGGCCAGTTCAAGGAAGCCTGCAGTCAggtaggggaggaggagggtgatTCTATCTGCAAGGATGCAGGTATGAAGCCAGGTTGCTCTGCAGTCCATGCGCAAACTCAGCTGGAAAGCCCAAGGAGAGGTCTCAGCTCAAAAAATGGAGGGAGGCAGAACATCCTGGTTCAAGACCGAGGGGCAGCATTATAGGCAAGCAGGTGGGCTGAAGCAGCAGATCAAAACCCCTCACCCTTCTCCTGGCTTATCTGGGATAAGAGACAACAAGGGATGGCGAATTGGGCCTGAAATAGAGCCGAGGGCTTGTGCAGCAGGAGGCAAGTTCACAGAGGCAATGCCAGTGCCCCAGCTGCCCCGTGGGCATTTGTGGCTCAGTGCTTAAGTTTCCTGGCTCCCCTTGTGTCCCTAATCACTTGTAATCTACCTGCTTGGCTGCTTGCCAATCCCATCGTGCCAATGATGTGGTTGTAATGCAGCTCAGTGAGGAAGCGCTGAGTGAGCAGTTCCCAGCCGCTCCTCCGTCCCTGAGTGCCAGGCTGGCTGCTTGCCACCGCGCAGCGGGGAGAGTGAGCTCTGCCTCCCCACATGGCTGCACACATGCAGACCCACATGCAAGCCCAGAGGGGTCAAGCCAGGACCTCTTTGTTTGTCCCTGCCCACCGTTGTGGTGGCACCAATCTTTATCCTGCTCTCTCATGAACACAAATGTAATAACGATCAGAACCCCTAAGAACACCCTCTAAGGTAGGCCAGTTTCATTGTTCCCATTCTGCAGTTGGGAAGGTTAAGGCCTGAAGCCAGATAGGGAATCTGTGAATGGTGAGGTCTGAGCAGCTCACAGTCTTAACTATCTGCATATGCCACTGATCTGTGTATGCTGTTAAAGGTTTGCAGCTGCACCCTCTCCCCATCCATCACCTACTGAGTTCATATCACCATGTACTCAAAACCCAATGGCCACATGCAAAGCCTAACGCCCAGCACTTAGCACTCTTGCAGGCGGCCCATATATCTGCAGCCAGCTTTTGCAAGGGGCAGTGATGGTCTTAAGCAAGCACAAAACAGTGGTGAGATCACAGTGGAATCTCTCTTTAATTTTCCCCTTCACCCCCAGCACACAGATGAAGCGGCACAGACAGATAACCAGACGCTACACCCACCAGAGTGTGGTTCTGACAAGCAGCAGCCCAAACGGTTACACGTTTCCAACATCCCTTTCCGCTTCCGGGACCCTGACCTGAGGCAAATGTTTGGGGTGAGTCCATTCCTCTCACTGCCCGCAACCTCTTTCGCTAAGCACGCTGACAAGTGTCCCCGGAGAACTCTGAGTACCTGCTACAGGCAGAGCCAGTGCTGccatttccattccattccctgtCGCGGGCAtcactgtttctgttccactgcagtttggtTCCTGCCAAATACGTTATTCACCTTGCCGTCCGGTTTTTAGCATAAATTATGTAAGTTACCTACATTTGTTTCAACGTAAAGGATACGTCAGAagcaataaaaaaacccaacagctaCATTTTGTAAGTCTGCGGACTTAAGAAAACCAATGACATTGTGAAAGCGTATTGACTATTTGCTTGACTGATCTCTGTTGCTGACCACAAACAAGCATGCAAACTGCAGCAGTTTCCACTTCCTATTCCATTGGAATTTTCCAACATCCTTAATTGGTGGGATCAAATAACATTTGATCCCAAAGGAAAGGACAGAGCATAttctttgtatgcaaaaggttccaggttcaatccctgatataCCCAGATAGGGCCAGGGCCAtctctaccattagacagagtgtgGCAacggcctcaggtggcagatgctggggaACAACAACAGCACTccctggaacccccccccccagttattcCACTCTGTTGCATCAGGACCATTTCTATGCCCCTCCCTTCCCAACAAGCAGGCTTGCTATCTCAGTTGTGTAGGAGGTTTTCATGTCACCTGTGGTGGATTCAATTGCCAGTACAACTGGCTGATCTACCGTGCCCTTCTCCTCTGACAGCAAAACACCTTGGTCCAGCTCTGGCTGCGGCtaagagagacccctgtctgaaatcctgcacagccgctgccagtcagagtagacaatactgagtttgaTGAACCAGTGGTCCGACTTGGTATAAGATAGTTCCCTATGTTTCTCAAGCTGTGTGCCCTCAGCATCCTGCACACATCTTCTCCATGAACAGCTGTTGTGAGGTCTCATAACAACCCTTGTGGTGAGCGTGCAGAGCTGCTCCTAGCAAAGTCATACCATGGCAGGAGCTCCCTTCTAATCTCTCCCATGAAACTTGTGACACCACCCCAGCCCCAAGTAGGACTGACCTGTCGTCTCAGCCTATGCATAGGTAGAACTCAGCCTCTCTCAGCCTGGCAGCACATGAGACTGACTGGTCCTTCAATCCTGAAGTGTCTGCCATGTTGCTATCAAGCTCCCAGGGATGGAGCAGGCTCTCAACGGCCTATGACAGAAGTGGGTATTTTGTGGTATTTTACTCCCCAGATTCCAGAGGACACAGTGGCCCTTTTGGAGTAAATGGACAGCTTAAAAGGCTCAGgacgcaatacctcaaggaccgcctccgCCCCCACTGTATGAAAGATTTCTGTTCTCCCAGGCCTTGGACTAATTAAattatctatggccttttaaaaagtcacagggttgtttttattggtttgttattacattatgtatttttgtggttttgtactgtaaaccgccctgtggtcTTCAGGCGAAGGGTggtatttaaatttaataaataagtaaatgaaagcagACATGCTAAGATGGAGTGGACAGGGAATGATTACTCCTATTTTTACCTTCCATCCCTTCcttacttttgtttttgttttgttctgcagcaatttggaaaGATCCTGGATGTTGAGATCATTTTCAATGAGCGCGGCTCCAAGGTGGGTTCAGCATGTTGGTGTCTGGTGCAACCCAAACATCAGTGTAGGTGCGCCTTCCCAGGGTCCAGACTGCCCTCTTGCCCCTTCCAGTTTCCTCTCTGTGCCTCAAGTTGCCTACCTAGTTTCTAACCACCCCTCTCTCCCACCCGCCCCCTGAAACCCTACAGCCATTGACTTAGAATCAAAGTTTGGTGTTTTAACTTTCACCCTAAAAGTGAACATGCTGAATGGAGATACTCCACAATATCAGGTTTGTGCATTCTTCAGATTCTAACTCTGAAGCAAGCTACACAGAGAGAGTAAGGTTGGAAAGATGATAAAACTAGGAGCTGCAAACCTTATAGCTAAGGCAACTTAATTGCAGGAAAAGAACACCCTCTCATGGTGAAACTGGAAATCACTCAAattaaaagaggggggaaatgttttacaTAAGGCAAGTTGTTGCAAAGGTTTTGCAGGAGATAGAGTTGAGCATGGGTCTTTTTCAGAAATAGATGCCAAAATACTTATTAACAtagtttgcattttgtttccagGAGGATATGGGGGTGTTTAGTTTGACAGGATTTGAAATTTCTCCCAGCTGCTAAATAACACATTTACTGAGTTTTCCTAGGCCCATTTCTTCAGGTTCAATATTGGCTTTTGGGGTCAAACCAGACTGTGACATGGGAGATGGATGACCAGATCTCCCCACGTCTTTTTCATAGCTTAATTTCTCCTTGTGTGTATGTCATGGTGTGGGTGGGGAATTGGATCAGGAGCATGGCACTGGGAAAAGGGGATGTTTaacccataagaacataagatgaatcaggccaaaagcccatgttgtccagcattttgttctcacagtggctatccagatgcccaagggaagcccacaagcagaacctgagtgcaacagcactgcccccacctgtgattcccaacaactagtATTCCTTTCCCCTACAATgtcttcctgattcaaatccccatcccaccccccaccccgccacaAGACTTATATTAGGTTTTTTGGGCAGGGGGGTAGGGGTGGGCAGGTATAACCCAGGTGCCTGTGTTTTCCCCATCTCCCAAAAGGGCTAATGGCAATGTTTGGGGAGGGGTATTCCAAATGGGAAATTGCAatgatggggaaagggttaaaccccTCCCAACCACCACCACATCTTTTATCCACACCCCAAGCTGCATTTAAACTTTGGAAAAGGTGTTAGGAGATTCCCCCAGTCCCAGATTTCCCATGTCACTGTCTGGTCTGGCCTCCTTTGGCCCTGGTCAAAGAATGAGGACTTCCCACAGTttccatcagacattcagaaagtgAATGAATATACTGTAATGTATCTCCAGGAATGTAATGCCTCTCCAGGTGGAATCGATTGCAAGTACCAGTAGCTCAGTCCAGAACACCTCACTCTTCCCATGAGGCAGTGGCAATGCACTCTGCCACGTCTTGCCCCACAATTTTGGCCTCTTGGGAAGCTGGCGCCTGTCCTTATTCCTCTTGAGCCttaccccctccccttctccttgcttcgtccctcccccccccccagcccttggGGGTCGCTTGGGAAGTTCACatcctgcctctttccccaggcCCTGGGGGATTCTTCTCTCTACTGCTCCTTACtcacccccctctctctgtcctgtcccaccccccacccccgtttcccCCCTTCTCATTCTCTTCTTCCTACTCCTCTTccaccctctctccctccctcccaaatccccctctttctctttctctctccatttccctttctctcccccactcacAGGGTTTTGGGTTTGTAACTTTTGAAACTAGTGCAGATGCCGATCGGGCACGGGAGAAGCTGAATGGCACCATCGTAGAGGGACGCAAGATCGAGGTGCGAACATGTGCACTGCCTGCTCTGCGTCGGGGCGTTAGGAGTCACACTTGCtccccacatgcacacacacacagacaccccttTCTTTTCTAACCATTTCTACCTCTTGGGCCTCCCAGGACACGCAGGCGGGCGAGTGGATGTTGCATGCCCTGTGCTGTTGATCTCCCATAggtggtggggaggggtggggcacagagcaaaagaagaagaggagggcagACCTTCTCCAGCAGGAGTCTGCTGGGATCTGCCAGGGAaaagctggagggagggagggcaagcgTGATACTGCCAAATCCTCCAACCTCCCAGGCACCGGCCAGATTGAACCACTTGCAACGCCTAGGCCCTAAAAGGTAGTCATATTGCTGCCTGGCTTCCTTCTTGGTTGTGGTTCTGGTTTGTTTTCTTCAAAATGTTACATGATGGGCCGCCTCAGTGTCAGTGAGTTAGGAGGTGAGATGGAGCAAGGCCTTTGGTTTCGCCCTGGTGGACCCTTCTTGATCACACTGAGGCACAAAGTGTTGTGCCATATAAGATGCTTCTTGCAGAATAATGTTGCTTGAGTTTGCTAGGGCTGTGGTCAAGAGCGGACAGGCAGTGCTGATCTGATGCTGATGCCATCATTTTCTGCAGCTCCTGCCCCTGTGTGGTTCCTTTGCATCTTCACAAGCCTGTCTGGTGAATGGATCTCCCACTGTGCATGAAGCCTGGGCAGGGCCCTCCCTGCATGCTGGGTGTTGAACGTTATGCTGGGAATGGAGAGGTTCAGGAACGTTTCCTTTGAAAGCTCCAAATTTCAACTTCCCACTCAACACGCCTGAAGCCTGTGTGCTCCAAAGGGCTGTACACCTAAGATAAGGAAATCGGGGCATTGCCAGACCTGGCATATGCAGGCAGGGTTTCCAGCCCATACTCTTTGGAGAATCTGGTCCAAACCCTGATTGGTTTTTGTCAGTCCTGAAACTTTCCTTGCGTCTCCAGTCCCAAGTTCTCTCCTGGGAGGAGGATATTTTGGTCCAAGGCCTGCCACTAACTCACTTTCTCTGTGCTTTGTGTCGCCAGGTCAACAACGCCACGGCCCGGGTAATGACAAACAAGAAGGCAGCCAATCCCTACACAAATGGTAATGGAGTGAAGCTGTGGCAAGAGGGTGTGCTAGGCCAGAGCTGGTCATTGCTGGAAGACTGGCAGGcctgttaaaaaaatatatgctttcTGTGGGGTTGGCGGGGGCTGTGTCAGGGCATGGGCAGGCGTGGAGCCTGACTTTGTAGTACATCCTGGGGTACAGATGACAAAACTGGCTCTTGTTTGCTAGAAAGCTTGACCCAGAGCTCCTTAGGCCTTTCACCTAGGTCTCTGGCAGGTGGGGCTGGCAGTGAGAGCACAGGACAGGTATGGGCCAGGGTGATGCTCTCACATCTCCTTGTTCTTCCTCCCCAGGTTGGAAACTGAACCCTGTGGTGGGCACCGTCTATGGCCCAGAGTTCTATGCAGGTAATGTCTGGATCAGACCTGGTCCCTGGGCAAGATCCTTGCTTGCTTGTTCCTGACACAGGTGCCTGTGACAAAACAAGAAGAGGGGGCTGGGGGCAGAGTGCTGTCCTTAGGACCTCAGTGAAACAGGCCAGAGGAGGAGTCATACTATGGAGCTCTTCTCCAGAGAGTGGAGCAGGAAAGATTCCCAGAGGATGTGTGTATAACAGAGAAGAGAGGGTGGGATGAAGCCAGGTGTCCTCCTCCCAGGCGCATGAGGATATTTCTCAGGACACCTGAAGAGGGGCAGGCTCCTCGCTTCCTCTCTGGGGGATCCCTCCTCTGCCACACAGAGGTGGGCAGGCCGTGCCTGGCACCAGGAGAGGACTCTTCTGGGGGTGCTCATGGGGGTTTCCTTTTCTCTCCCACAGTGACAGGCTTTCCATACCCAGCCACAGGAACAGCGGTAGCGTACCGGGGGGCGCACTTACGGGGGCGGGGGCGCACGGTCTACAACACGTTCCGGGCAGCTCCCCCACCTCCGCCCATCCCCGCTTACGGAGCGTGAGTATTTGCCACAGAGACAGGGGCCTTCGAAAGGCGGGCGGGGGGAGCCTTTGGGCTCTTTGGACGGAGACAACAGGCGATTGGTCTGCCCCCATATTCCCCACGAGCAAGCCTCAGGGGAAACACTTCCCAGTTGCCCTGCCCTGACTACATCTCCAGCCATGTTTGGGGCAAGCCCTGGCCTGCACCTGGCTGGCTGCCTGTTTCACCTAGAGAAAGGCGTCTGCTTTAGGTGTGCCTGTTTGATTAGGATAGCTGGCCATAGAAGTAACACTGTGACTAGCACACTCAGGAGGCAGACAGAAGGTATTCAGTAGCCATTTTGTCTTGGCTCTTTCAGAAGATTTGTCCCTGTTTGcctctttacttttttttttattttgcgaGGTGGAGGAATACAGGCAACTTCCCACTAGCGCAGGGGTTGTGTTGCAGGTCAATGCATGCTTCAGCCCGTTCCGCCCCCTTCCGGGGCCCAAAGTGGCACACATGCATGCCTTAGTAACGTGCAAACTGGTTGTTTCCTGTACAATCTCTTCTGTGTAGTGAAATAGAAACTGACAGTTATATATAAAGTGAGGGTTTggtttggcttggcttggcttggcttggtttggtttggtttggtttggtttggtttggtttggtttgaatACTGTGACTATGCAGATAATAGGCTAAAGGAGTCCAGTGGGTGTGATTGTCAAACCCATGTACTTACCACATAGAAGACACTCATGTGGCACTTCACATATCACAATCTTTGCACAGCTGGGAAAGCACACTGTGTAGTTGTGCACTTCCtccccgcctgcccccccccagtaagAACCCTCAACTCCTCTGCCCATCATAAATTATGCAAGCCAGTTGCATTCATGCAGATGTGCTTtgcacaaaatatttatttgtatgctCTAGTCTGAAACTGATTTGCGCAGTGtagattttattgatttatttggcAGCAAGGGAAGCATGAGGAACAGCTGGGCAAGGAAAGAtgggaacatcagaagagcccatctagtccagcatccttttctcaccctggccaaccagatgcctgggggaAGCCTGCAAGCGGTTTCTGGGAagtgctattcagaagcattgctgcctccaaaggTGGAGGTAGACGATGACTAGAGGCCATGCAGGATGGGACAGGTGGCCATAGTAGGCACAGAAGCTGCATCCTTTACAGACTCTTTCTATTCCCTACTGACAGAAGAGTTAGAAACTGGCTTAGTTTAGT comes from Podarcis raffonei isolate rPodRaf1 chromosome 2, rPodRaf1.pri, whole genome shotgun sequence and encodes:
- the RBFOX3 gene encoding RNA binding protein fox-1 homolog 3 isoform X7; translation: MLCSMANSGCLLVSNSALLPHSLPCPPAFLYLQQGNQDATAPPDAMAQPYPPATYPPPPQNGIPAEYAPPPHPHPAQDYSGQSTVPEHALTLYTPAQSHTEQPGTDASTQSIAGTQTVPHTDEAAQTDNQTLHPPECGSDKQQPKRLHVSNIPFRFRDPDLRQMFGQFGKILDVEIIFNERGSKVNNATARVMTNKKAANPYTNGWKLNPVVGTVYGPEFYAVTGFPYPATGTAVAYRGAHLRGRGRTVYNTFRAAPPPPPIPAYGAVVYQDGFYGAEIYGGYAAYRYAQPAAAAAAYSDSYGRVYAAADPYHHTIGPAATYSIGTMASLYRGGYSRFTPY
- the RBFOX3 gene encoding RNA binding protein fox-1 homolog 3 isoform X5, with translation MLCSMANSGCLLVSNSALLPHSLPCPPAFLYLQQGNQDATAPPDAMAQPYPPATYPPPPQNGIPAEYAPPPHPHPAQDYSGQSTVPEHALTLYTPAQSHTEQPGTDASTQSIAGTQTVPHTDEAAQTDNQTLHPPECGSDKQQPKRLHVSNIPFRFRDPDLRQMFGQFGKILDVEIIFNERGSKVNNATARVMTNKKAANPYTNGWKLNPVVGTVYGPEFYAVTGFPYPATGTAVAYRGAHLRGRGRTVYNTFRAAPPPPPIPAYGAVVYQDGFYGAEIYGGYAAYRYAQPAAAAAAYSDSYGRVYAAADPYHHTIGPAATYSIGTMQSNKTVTKLNEPTKQLQN
- the RBFOX3 gene encoding RNA binding protein fox-1 homolog 3 isoform X4, which codes for MMMYFWGNQDATAPPDAMAQPYPPATYPPPPQNGIPAEYAPPPHPHPAQDYSGQSTVPEHALTLYTPAQSHTEQPGTDASTQSIAGTQTVPHTDEAAQTDNQTLHPPECGSDKQQPKRLHVSNIPFRFRDPDLRQMFGQFGKILDVEIIFNERGSKGFGFVTFETSADADRAREKLNGTIVEGRKIEVNNATARVMTNKKAANPYTNGWKLNPVVGTVYGPEFYAVTGFPYPATGTAVAYRGAHLRGRGRTVYNTFRAAPPPPPIPAYGAVVYQDGFYGAEIYGGYAAYRYAQPAAAAAAYSDSYGRVYAAADPYHHTIGPAATYSIGTMQSNKTVTKLNEPTKQLQN
- the RBFOX3 gene encoding RNA binding protein fox-1 homolog 3 isoform X2 — its product is MLCSMANSGCLLVSNSALLPHSLPCPPAFLYLQQGNQDATAPPDAMAQPYPPATYPPPPQNGIPAEYAPPPHPHPAQDYSGQSTVPEHALTLYTPAQSHTEQPGTDASTQSIAGTQTVPHTDEAAQTDNQTLHPPECGSDKQQPKRLHVSNIPFRFRDPDLRQMFGQFGKILDVEIIFNERGSKGFGFVTFETSADADRAREKLNGTIVEGRKIEVNNATARVMTNKKAANPYTNGWKLNPVVGTVYGPEFYAVTGFPYPATGTAVAYRGAHLRGRGRTVYNTFRAAPPPPPIPAYGAVVYQDGFYGAEIYGGYAAYRYAQPAAAAAAYSDSYGRVYAAADPYHHTIGPAATYSIGTMASLYRGGYSRFTPY
- the RBFOX3 gene encoding RNA binding protein fox-1 homolog 3 isoform X1 — encoded protein: MLCSMANSGCLLVSNSALLPHSLPCPPAFLYLQQGNQDATAPPDAMAQPYPPATYPPPPQNGIPAEYAPPPHPHPAQDYSGQSTVPEHALTLYTPAQSHTEQPGTDASTQSIAGTQTVPHTDEAAQTDNQTLHPPECGSDKQQPKRLHVSNIPFRFRDPDLRQMFGQFGKILDVEIIFNERGSKGFGFVTFETSADADRAREKLNGTIVEGRKIEVNNATARVMTNKKAANPYTNGWKLNPVVGTVYGPEFYAVTGFPYPATGTAVAYRGAHLRGRGRTVYNTFRAAPPPPPIPAYGAVVYQDGFYGAEIYGGYAAYRYAQPAAAAAAYSDSYGRVYAAADPYHHTIGPAATYSIGTMQSNKTVTKLNEPTKQLQN
- the RBFOX3 gene encoding RNA binding protein fox-1 homolog 3 isoform X3, which codes for MLCSMANSGCLLVSNSALLPHSLPCPPAFLYLQQGNQDATAPPDAMAQPYPPATYPPPPQNGIPAEYAPPPHPHPAQDYSGQSTVPEHALTLYTPAQSHTEQPGTDASTQSIAGTQTVPHTDEAAQTDNQTLHPPECGSDKQQPKRLHVSNIPFRFRDPDLRQMFGQFGKILDVEIIFNERGSKGFGFVTFETSADADRAREKLNGTIVEGRKIEVNNATARVMTNKKAANPYTNGWKLNPVVGTVYGPEFYAVTGFPYPATGTAVAYRGAHLRGRGRTVYNTFRAAPPPPPIPAYGAVVYQDGFYGAEIYGGYAAYRYAQPAAAAAAYSDSYGRVYAAADPYHHTIGPAATYSIGTM
- the RBFOX3 gene encoding RNA binding protein fox-1 homolog 3 isoform X6 is translated as MAQPYPPATYPPPPQNGIPAEYAPPPHPHPAQDYSGQSTVPEHALTLYTPAQSHTEQPGTDASTQSIAGTQTVPHTDEAAQTDNQTLHPPECGSDKQQPKRLHVSNIPFRFRDPDLRQMFGQFGKILDVEIIFNERGSKGFGFVTFETSADADRAREKLNGTIVEGRKIEVNNATARVMTNKKAANPYTNGWKLNPVVGTVYGPEFYAVTGFPYPATGTAVAYRGAHLRGRGRTVYNTFRAAPPPPPIPAYGAVVYQDGFYGAEIYGGYAAYRYAQPAAAAAAYSDSYGRVYAAADPYHHTIGPAATYSIGTMQSNKTVTKLNEPTKQLQN